From the genome of Streptococcus marmotae, one region includes:
- a CDS encoding GAG-binding domain-containing protein, whose amino-acid sequence MKKQLYAAAATAALISTLPQVIQAEEIPTPEQVANMEKPTESVDPAFQAELTTLRQKVMELSTHAATSEKKVTYQGQVGNLAKVTKKEEFMEATGKEFNAFKAEVESDYIEAKNNYTTAAQAVLASEPDRLKQITDLAAMPGTTLMALQDLSAQLYRESEAEKAMGTKPAEDKEMEKEEADPALQAELAPLRQKVMELSEHAARPDKKPAYKQLIEKLAQVNNKEQLKTATGKGFDAFKTEVENDYTEARENYVTAAKIILDPARFEKITKLAAMSGTTLDALKKLSAELYKEHEAEVMGTKPAENKEMEKEEADPTFQAELAPLRQKVMELSEHAARPDKKPAYKQLIEKLAQVNNKEQLKTATEKEFDAFKAEVEKDYAEAKNNLVTAAQSVLASEPDRLKQITDLAEKPETTLKALQDLSARLYKESEEEIKTKKAQEELEAYKKEAINQIAQINDLPQAQKNDFSTQVMAAPTKAEVDTIKEKALNYLQLLKEVEEKKKEAVAEIKTKADLEVDERSNYLDRLEKAGTTSEIESIIAEANETSKRNTAIFEKRKNIQEQVDKLPYLTDDHRSAIRSQLEDEKTDTGLDKIYDQSRKQNVADAKAPHLETLKQTKALIKAVQSLPQLADANLSDAQMKIWAEIGEQAKDFMASFEQLSEETAADTKLTNKIIKDLQELAIFAEIEKIARELEQKRQKFPDNEALKAIMKDMFLHPYGTVSHLPLFIQQEIYPRQKKFNDLYDYLANNQGIGSKTTIKTVRPTEKPDSSEVDSEKAKPKMESDTQVTPAPLPKADGEQSGLSDKPKEKHHYTGQPAFAKPLPKAPENRHFATGQSITSTKQVLPIGELIHSAKPKVESDTQITPSPKTDVGQSGSLDKPKEKHHYTGQPAFVKPLPKAPENRHFATGQPAIATKPVLPLDKLLHSAKPGEKVVKPNMSANSTQALNRMNNSAKLGDKKVQLDTFTTANGHLGQTEQSMKPNQQLEKTPVDSDKKLQQPVELKRVQKTEKATLPKTNEATSLVSLLGIAFAGLAGIFARKRKH is encoded by the coding sequence ATGAAAAAACAATTGTACGCTGCAGCAGCAACTGCCGCCCTCATCTCCACTCTGCCCCAAGTTATCCAAGCAGAAGAGATACCGACTCCTGAACAAGTTGCAAATATGGAGAAGCCGACTGAGTCAGTGGATCCTGCCTTCCAAGCAGAACTTACCACCCTCCGTCAGAAAGTTATGGAATTAAGTACTCATGCTGCTACAAGTGAAAAGAAAGTTACTTACCAAGGACAGGTAGGAAATCTCGCTAAGGTCACTAAAAAAGAAGAGTTTATGGAAGCTACAGGAAAAGAGTTTAACGCGTTTAAAGCTGAAGTGGAAAGTGACTATATCGAAGCTAAAAACAATTACACTACAGCAGCACAAGCTGTCCTAGCTTCTGAACCTGATAGACTGAAACAAATTACGGATTTAGCAGCTATGCCAGGTACAACTCTTATGGCACTGCAAGACTTGTCTGCACAGCTATATCGAGAAAGCGAAGCAGAAAAGGCAATGGGGACTAAGCCAGCTGAGGATAAGGAAATGGAGAAAGAAGAAGCGGATCCTGCACTCCAAGCAGAACTTGCCCCCCTCCGTCAGAAGGTTATGGAGTTGAGCGAACATGCTGCAAGACCCGATAAGAAACCTGCTTACAAGCAACTGATAGAGAAGCTCGCTCAAGTCAATAATAAAGAACAGCTTAAGACAGCAACAGGAAAAGGGTTTGACGCGTTTAAAACTGAGGTAGAAAACGATTATACAGAAGCTAGAGAAAACTATGTTACAGCAGCAAAAATTATCCTAGATCCTGCTAGATTCGAAAAAATTACCAAGCTAGCAGCTATGTCAGGAACAACCCTTGATGCTCTTAAAAAGTTATCTGCAGAGTTGTATAAAGAGCATGAAGCAGAGGTAATGGGAACTAAGCCAGCTGAGAATAAGGAAATGGAGAAGGAGGAAGCAGATCCTACCTTCCAAGCAGAACTTGCCCCCCTCCGTCAAAAGGTTATGGAGTTGAGCGAACATGCTGCAAGACCCGATAAGAAACCTGCTTACAAGCAACTGATAGAGAAGCTCGCTCAAGTCAATAATAAAGAACAGCTTAAGACAGCAACGGAAAAAGAGTTTGACGCATTTAAAGCTGAAGTGGAAAAGGATTATGCTGAAGCTAAAAACAACCTTGTTACCGCAGCACAGTCTGTCCTAGCTTCTGAACCTGATAGACTGAAACAAATTACGGATTTAGCAGAGAAACCAGAAACAACGCTTAAGGCACTTCAAGACCTATCTGCAAGGCTATATAAAGAGAGTGAGGAAGAGATAAAGACCAAGAAAGCTCAAGAAGAATTGGAAGCCTACAAGAAAGAAGCAATCAATCAAATCGCTCAAATCAATGATTTGCCTCAGGCACAGAAAAATGATTTCTCAACTCAAGTCATGGCTGCTCCTACAAAAGCGGAAGTAGATACGATTAAAGAAAAAGCGCTGAACTATCTACAGCTCTTGAAAGAGGTCGAAGAGAAAAAGAAAGAGGCTGTCGCAGAGATTAAAACAAAAGCAGATCTTGAAGTGGATGAACGTTCGAACTATCTCGATCGGTTGGAAAAAGCAGGCACTACATCAGAAATCGAGTCGATTATCGCAGAAGCAAATGAGACGTCAAAGAGAAATACGGCCATTTTTGAGAAACGCAAAAACATCCAAGAACAGGTAGATAAACTTCCGTATTTGACAGACGATCACCGTAGTGCTATCCGAAGTCAACTAGAAGATGAAAAAACGGATACTGGCTTAGATAAGATTTATGACCAATCTCGGAAGCAAAACGTAGCAGATGCTAAAGCACCTCATCTGGAAACTTTAAAACAGACAAAAGCTCTGATAAAAGCTGTACAGTCGCTACCACAATTAGCAGATGCGAATCTTTCGGATGCACAAATGAAAATCTGGGCCGAAATCGGAGAACAAGCAAAAGACTTTATGGCTAGTTTTGAGCAATTGAGTGAAGAGACTGCAGCTGATACCAAACTCACCAATAAAATTATTAAAGATTTGCAGGAGTTGGCTATCTTTGCAGAGATTGAAAAAATCGCTCGTGAATTGGAACAAAAACGGCAGAAGTTTCCTGACAATGAAGCCTTGAAGGCGATTATGAAAGACATGTTTTTACATCCCTATGGTACGGTCTCTCATTTGCCACTATTTATTCAGCAAGAAATTTATCCAAGACAAAAGAAATTCAATGACTTGTATGATTATTTAGCGAATAACCAAGGAATTGGTTCAAAAACTACCATAAAGACGGTGCGACCAACAGAAAAGCCAGATTCATCAGAAGTAGATTCAGAAAAAGCTAAACCAAAAATGGAGTCAGATACTCAGGTAACTCCAGCTCCATTACCAAAAGCAGACGGAGAACAATCAGGTTTATCGGATAAGCCAAAGGAAAAACACCACTATACAGGTCAGCCAGCCTTTGCAAAACCATTGCCGAAAGCTCCAGAAAATCGCCATTTTGCTACAGGGCAGTCTATTACTAGCACTAAGCAAGTATTGCCTATAGGTGAGTTGATTCATTCAGCTAAACCAAAAGTAGAATCAGATACTCAGATAACTCCATCACCAAAAACAGACGTGGGACAATCAGGTTCATTGGATAAGCCAAAGGAAAAACACCACTATACAGGCCAGCCAGCCTTTGTAAAACCATTGCCGAAAGCTCCAGAAAACCGTCATTTTGCTACAGGGCAACCTGCTATTGCCACTAAGCCAGTACTGCCTCTAGATAAATTGCTTCATTCAGCAAAACCAGGAGAAAAAGTAGTCAAACCAAATATGTCTGCAAATTCTACTCAGGCGTTAAACAGAATGAACAATAGTGCAAAATTAGGAGATAAAAAGGTTCAACTAGATACTTTTACAACAGCTAATGGTCATCTAGGACAAACAGAGCAGTCTATGAAGCCAAATCAACAGCTAGAAAAAACACCAGTTGATTCAGATAAAAAACTCCAACAACCGGTAGAGTTGAAGCGGGTTCAAAAGACAGAGAAAGCTACTTTGCCAAAAACCAACGAAGCTACTAGCCTTGTTTCCCTATTAGGAATAGCCTTCGCAGGATTAGCAGGAATCTTTGCTCGAAAACGGAAACACTAA
- a CDS encoding ABC transporter permease has translation MENIKFALKSVLAHKMRSLLTMLGIIIGIASVVVIMALGEGFKRSLTDALAGDRNNVQLYFSNTTTESQQSGLFTRLSEKQTTDEPEPIVTDTILKGLLEVDGVSNYYTTNNNNGEISVGAKKIESVFITGVSQSYFDVKSISLIAGRKFTANDYAQFARIIMLDKATAETLFDDAQSALNQTVSLANKAYLVVGVYKEDNNGGGLPSFGIGGGALMTNTQVAAETGSPENAQIYVHVEDVSRSSEVGKAAAAYLTRATRLREANYDIQDFSQFLDTFNTQIAGITAFIGAVAGISLLVGGIGVMNIMLVSVTERTREIGLRKALGATRRNVLLQFLIEAMVLTSLGGLIGLGIAQLAVTTINVTKALGGEITAVISIPVVLGSLAFSAAVGVLFGVLPANKASKLDPIEALRYE, from the coding sequence ATGGAAAATATTAAATTTGCCTTAAAATCTGTTCTTGCCCATAAGATGCGCTCGCTTCTGACCATGTTAGGAATTATCATCGGGATTGCTTCTGTTGTTGTCATTATGGCCTTAGGAGAAGGGTTCAAAAGAAGTTTGACTGACGCCTTAGCAGGCGATCGGAATAATGTTCAATTATATTTCTCCAATACTACGACAGAATCACAGCAAAGTGGTTTGTTTACTCGATTATCTGAAAAGCAAACAACCGATGAGCCAGAACCAATCGTGACAGATACTATTTTAAAAGGCTTACTCGAGGTAGACGGTGTCAGCAATTACTATACAACCAATAACAATAATGGAGAAATTAGCGTTGGTGCAAAAAAGATAGAAAGTGTCTTTATTACAGGGGTTAGTCAATCTTACTTTGATGTTAAGTCTATTTCGCTAATAGCAGGTCGTAAGTTCACTGCAAATGACTATGCTCAATTTGCTCGGATTATCATGCTAGATAAAGCAACTGCTGAAACCTTGTTTGATGATGCGCAATCGGCTCTGAATCAGACAGTTAGTCTAGCGAATAAGGCCTACCTGGTAGTGGGTGTCTATAAGGAAGATAATAATGGCGGTGGACTTCCTAGTTTTGGAATTGGTGGTGGTGCCCTAATGACCAATACTCAAGTCGCTGCCGAAACGGGTTCCCCTGAGAATGCGCAAATCTATGTCCATGTAGAAGATGTTTCACGCTCTTCCGAAGTAGGAAAAGCAGCGGCGGCCTACCTAACAAGGGCCACTCGTCTAAGAGAAGCAAACTACGATATTCAAGATTTCTCACAATTTTTAGATACCTTCAATACTCAGATAGCTGGAATAACAGCTTTCATTGGTGCGGTTGCAGGTATTTCCCTTCTTGTCGGTGGGATTGGGGTCATGAATATCATGCTTGTATCTGTGACAGAGAGAACGCGTGAGATTGGGTTGCGGAAAGCCCTTGGCGCAACACGCAGAAATGTTCTCCTGCAATTCTTGATTGAAGCGATGGTTTTGACCAGTCTGGGCGGTTTGATTGGCCTTGGCATTGCTCAATTAGCGGTTACAACTATCAATGTGACAAAGGCCTTAGGAGGAGAAATTACAGCGGTTATTTCGATTCCAGTGGTGCTCGGAAGTCTCGCTTTCTCAGCAGCAGTCGGTGTTCTCTTTGGTGTTTTACCAGCCAACAAGGCTTCTAAGCTCGATCCAATTGAAGCACTTCGTTATGAATAA
- a CDS encoding ABC transporter ATP-binding protein produces MKKQLIKLTNINKSYKNGDQELRVLKDIDLEVEEGEFLAIMGPSGSGKSTLMNIIGLLDRPTAGEYILEDTEVSQISENKLAHVRNNQIGFVFQQFFLLSKLNALQNVELPLIYAGVPASQRKILSHQFLEKVELGDRMTHLPSELSGGQKQRVAIARALVNSPSIILADEPTGALDTKTGDQIMELLTELNREGKTIIMVTHEPEIAAYAKRCIVLRDGVITEDRRKEES; encoded by the coding sequence ATGAAGAAACAATTGATCAAGCTGACCAACATTAATAAGAGCTATAAAAATGGAGATCAAGAACTGCGTGTGTTAAAAGATATTGACCTCGAAGTAGAAGAAGGTGAATTTCTTGCGATTATGGGGCCGTCTGGTTCTGGGAAGTCGACGCTAATGAATATCATCGGTTTGTTGGATCGACCAACAGCTGGTGAGTACATCTTGGAAGATACGGAAGTCAGCCAAATTTCAGAAAACAAATTGGCACATGTTCGGAACAATCAGATTGGCTTTGTCTTTCAACAGTTCTTCCTTTTGTCCAAATTAAATGCGCTTCAAAATGTTGAATTGCCCTTGATTTATGCAGGAGTTCCTGCTAGTCAACGTAAAATCCTGTCCCATCAATTTTTAGAGAAAGTGGAATTGGGAGATCGGATGACACATTTGCCCTCTGAGTTATCAGGTGGTCAAAAGCAGCGGGTTGCGATTGCACGTGCCTTGGTCAATAGTCCATCCATCATTTTAGCGGATGAACCAACAGGGGCTCTTGATACCAAGACAGGTGATCAGATTATGGAGCTCTTAACCGAGCTAAATCGTGAAGGCAAGACTATTATCATGGTGACCCACGAGCCAGAAATCGCAGCCTATGCCAAACGTTGCATCGTCCTTCGTGATGGTGTGATTACAGAAGATAGACGCAAGGAGGAGAGCTAA
- a CDS encoding efflux RND transporter periplasmic adaptor subunit: MFKTKKSKIILFSGLGVAVVAIIGGALLFGGRGAGPETTTVEESLMYTSVKEGSIASSTLLSGTVSAADEQYVYYDASKGELDDVLVSQGDQVEVGTPLVQYNTAEQQAAYDAAVRALNKAGRQINDLQANGQSVDLTGDDAIDGKALSNAQRTVDMQLQDLNDAYADAQSGVNKAAAALEDATVKSTISGTVVEVNKSVSRSNTSTSQTVVHIVNQGSLQVTGTLSEYDLANIKPDQEVKITSKVYPDQVWTGKISYVSNYPESGQTAAVPGAGGGTSNAKYPFKAAITSEVGALKQGFTVNIEVVNNSKNILIPVAAVMPEGDKNFVWTIVNGKAKKVEVKLGNSDAVYQEVTSGLKVDDHVISNPNDSLEDGKEVEAHEETIDQADQH; the protein is encoded by the coding sequence ATGTTTAAGACAAAGAAAAGCAAAATCATTTTGTTTTCTGGTTTAGGAGTCGCAGTGGTAGCGATCATCGGAGGTGCCCTACTGTTTGGAGGTCGTGGTGCTGGTCCAGAAACTACGACAGTGGAGGAAAGTTTGATGTATACTTCGGTTAAAGAAGGTTCCATTGCTTCATCAACTCTTCTTTCAGGAACGGTTTCTGCTGCAGATGAGCAATATGTTTATTACGATGCCTCAAAAGGTGAATTAGATGATGTTTTGGTATCTCAAGGAGATCAAGTCGAAGTTGGGACACCACTTGTACAGTATAATACAGCGGAGCAACAAGCAGCCTATGACGCAGCTGTGAGGGCATTGAATAAAGCAGGACGCCAGATTAATGACCTTCAAGCAAATGGACAAAGCGTTGATTTGACAGGCGATGATGCGATTGATGGTAAAGCCTTGTCTAATGCGCAACGAACAGTTGATATGCAGTTGCAAGATTTAAATGATGCTTACGCTGATGCCCAATCTGGAGTCAATAAAGCTGCGGCTGCTTTGGAAGATGCGACTGTAAAAAGTACGATTTCAGGAACAGTTGTTGAGGTCAATAAATCAGTATCTCGTTCAAATACCAGTACCAGCCAGACAGTTGTTCATATTGTCAATCAAGGAAGCTTGCAAGTGACAGGAACACTGTCAGAATATGACTTGGCCAATATTAAGCCGGATCAAGAAGTAAAAATTACTTCAAAGGTCTACCCTGATCAAGTTTGGACTGGAAAAATTTCTTACGTTTCCAACTATCCAGAAAGCGGTCAAACAGCAGCAGTTCCTGGAGCTGGTGGTGGTACATCAAATGCAAAATACCCATTTAAAGCAGCGATTACGAGCGAAGTTGGTGCATTGAAGCAAGGTTTTACTGTTAACATTGAAGTTGTCAATAATAGTAAGAATATTCTTATTCCAGTTGCGGCTGTTATGCCAGAGGGAGACAAAAACTTTGTTTGGACAATTGTAAATGGCAAAGCGAAGAAAGTTGAAGTGAAACTTGGGAATTCAGATGCGGTTTACCAAGAAGTGACAAGCGGTCTGAAAGTAGACGATCACGTCATCTCCAATCCAAACGATAGCCTAGAAGATGGAAAAGAGGTAGAAGCGCATGAAGAAACAATTGATCAAGCTGACCAACATTAA
- the gorA gene encoding glutathione-disulfide reductase: MKRFDILAIGGGSGGIATMNRAAEHGAKAAVIEGNLLGGTCINIGCVPKKIMWYGAQIAESFHHYGPEYGFSAEHITFDFETLKKNRDAYIERSRNSYKGTFERNQVEVIQGYARFVDKHTVEVNGERIYANKIVIATGAKPIPATIPGGEYASVSDDVFAWEELPQSIAVIGAGYIAVEMAGVLHSLGVETGLFVRRDRPLRRFDTYITDALVAEMERTGLTLHSHKIPTRIEKNADDSLTIYFEDGSHHTAEKILWAVGRTANIENLNLEAIGVTTTPSGHIAVNEFQETSVPNIFALGDVTGEKELTPVAIKAGRTLSERLFNNKVGAKMDYHFIPTVVFSHPAIGTIGYTQEEAEKEFGADNIKVYTSAFTSMYTALAQNRQAAKFKLVTAGPEEKIVGLHGIGYGVDEMIQGFAVAIKMGATKADFDATVAIHPTGAEEFVTMR, encoded by the coding sequence ATGAAACGATTTGATATTCTTGCAATTGGAGGCGGTTCTGGGGGAATTGCGACCATGAATCGAGCAGCAGAGCACGGCGCTAAAGCAGCAGTCATTGAAGGAAATCTTCTCGGAGGCACCTGTATCAATATCGGCTGTGTTCCCAAAAAAATCATGTGGTACGGAGCCCAGATAGCAGAAAGTTTCCACCATTACGGACCTGAGTATGGTTTTTCTGCTGAACATATCACCTTTGATTTTGAAACGCTCAAGAAAAATCGTGACGCCTATATTGAGCGCTCTCGAAATTCCTATAAAGGAACGTTTGAGCGCAATCAAGTTGAGGTTATTCAAGGCTATGCTCGCTTTGTAGACAAACACACTGTTGAAGTCAACGGAGAGCGGATTTACGCCAACAAAATTGTCATTGCAACTGGCGCAAAACCAATTCCAGCAACCATTCCTGGTGGCGAATACGCCAGTGTCTCAGATGATGTTTTTGCTTGGGAGGAATTGCCCCAATCTATTGCTGTGATTGGAGCTGGTTACATTGCTGTTGAAATGGCAGGCGTATTGCATTCACTAGGTGTAGAAACAGGTCTCTTTGTCCGTCGTGATCGACCATTGCGCCGCTTCGACACCTACATCACGGACGCACTTGTTGCTGAAATGGAACGAACAGGTCTTACTCTTCATTCCCATAAAATTCCTACTCGCATTGAAAAAAATGCTGACGATAGCCTCACCATTTACTTTGAAGACGGTAGCCACCATACTGCTGAAAAAATCCTTTGGGCAGTTGGTCGAACAGCGAATATTGAAAACTTGAATTTAGAAGCGATTGGAGTCACTACCACCCCATCCGGGCATATTGCTGTCAATGAATTTCAGGAAACAAGCGTTCCAAATATCTTTGCCTTGGGTGATGTGACAGGAGAAAAAGAACTAACTCCTGTTGCTATTAAGGCCGGACGTACCTTGTCGGAACGATTGTTTAACAATAAAGTCGGCGCCAAAATGGACTACCACTTTATTCCAACGGTTGTATTTTCTCATCCAGCGATTGGTACAATTGGCTACACTCAAGAAGAAGCTGAAAAGGAATTTGGAGCAGACAATATCAAGGTCTATACTTCTGCCTTTACTTCCATGTATACTGCCCTTGCACAAAATCGCCAAGCAGCCAAATTCAAATTGGTCACAGCTGGACCAGAAGAAAAAATCGTTGGGCTCCACGGTATTGGCTATGGTGTTGATGAAATGATTCAAGGTTTTGCAGTGGCAATCAAAATGGGGGCTACCAAGGCTGACTTTGATGCAACAGTTGCTATTCACCCGACCGGAGCAGAAGAATTTGTTACCATGCGCTAA
- a CDS encoding biotin transporter BioY has product MANSHTKSLIYSAIGAGLIAVLSQIIIPIGPVPFTLQTLAVGLIASLYSHKEAITSLVLYLLLGAIGLPVFAGFSGGIASLFGPTAGFLWGFLLYAGVTTFLSSAQSPRLHIFLANLAGDTLCFLSGSLVFSLTTHSSLEKTLALTVLPFLIPDLFKILIITIIHQPLSCILYSSKRTF; this is encoded by the coding sequence ATGGCTAATTCACACACCAAATCACTCATCTATTCTGCCATTGGTGCAGGACTCATTGCTGTCTTATCACAAATTATCATTCCAATCGGACCTGTCCCCTTTACCCTACAAACACTTGCCGTAGGGCTGATTGCTAGTCTCTATTCCCATAAAGAAGCCATTACTAGCCTTGTCCTCTATCTCTTGCTAGGAGCTATCGGACTACCTGTCTTTGCAGGCTTTTCAGGCGGAATAGCCAGTCTTTTCGGACCGACTGCTGGCTTCCTCTGGGGATTTTTGCTATATGCTGGTGTGACTACTTTTCTCAGCTCCGCCCAGTCCCCTAGATTACACATCTTTCTTGCCAATCTCGCAGGCGATACACTCTGCTTCCTATCTGGTAGCCTTGTTTTTTCCCTTACCACTCATAGTAGCCTTGAAAAAACACTTGCTCTGACCGTTCTGCCCTTTCTGATTCCTGATTTGTTCAAAATCCTCATCATTACAATCATTCATCAGCCTCTCAGTTGTATCTTATACTCGTCAAAAAGGACGTTCTAA
- a CDS encoding YdbC family protein — translation MAEFTFEIEEKLLVLSENEKGWTKEVNRVSFNGAPAKYDIRTWSPDHSKMGKGITLSNEEFQVLVDAFRN, via the coding sequence ATGGCAGAATTTACATTTGAAATTGAGGAAAAGTTACTCGTTTTATCAGAGAATGAGAAGGGTTGGACCAAGGAAGTAAACCGTGTGAGCTTTAATGGCGCACCTGCTAAGTACGACATCCGTACGTGGAGTCCAGACCATAGCAAGATGGGGAAAGGTATCACACTGTCTAACGAAGAATTTCAAGTCTTGGTCGATGCCTTTCGGAATTAA
- a CDS encoding peptidase U32 family protein — translation MTQRKLKRPEVLSPAGTLEKLKVAVDYGADAVFVGGQAYGLRSRAGNFSMEEMKEGIDYAHARGAKVYVAANMVTHEGNEVGAGAWFRELRDLGLDAVIVSDPALIVICATEAPGLEIHLSTQASSTNYETFEFWKELGLTRVVLAREVTMAELAEIRKRTSVEIEAFVHGAMCISYSGRCVLSNHMSNRDANRGGCSQSCRWKYNLYDLPFGEERRSIKGQVPEEFSMSAVDMCMIDHIPDMIENGVDSLKIEGRMKSVHYVSTVTNCYKAAVDAYLESPEKFEAIKQDLIDEMWKVAQRELATGFYYNPPTENEQLFGARRKIPEYKFIAEVVAFDKDTMTATIRQRNVINEGDEVEFYGPGFRHFETTITDLRDSDGLPIERANRPMELLTIRLPQEVYPGDMVRACKSGLINLYQEDGQSVTIRA, via the coding sequence ATGACACAGAGAAAACTAAAACGTCCAGAGGTCTTGTCACCTGCTGGAACCTTAGAAAAATTGAAAGTGGCTGTTGATTACGGAGCAGATGCTGTTTTCGTTGGTGGTCAGGCCTATGGCTTGCGAAGCCGTGCTGGAAATTTCTCCATGGAAGAAATGAAAGAAGGAATTGACTATGCTCATGCTCGTGGTGCCAAGGTTTACGTAGCAGCAAATATGGTGACACATGAAGGAAATGAAGTAGGAGCTGGAGCTTGGTTCCGTGAATTGCGGGACTTGGGGCTCGATGCGGTCATTGTGTCAGATCCTGCCTTGATTGTCATTTGTGCGACAGAAGCGCCGGGACTTGAGATTCACCTGTCAACTCAGGCTTCTTCTACAAACTATGAAACCTTTGAGTTTTGGAAAGAATTGGGTTTGACACGGGTTGTTTTGGCACGTGAAGTAACCATGGCAGAATTAGCGGAAATCCGTAAGCGTACTAGTGTTGAGATTGAGGCTTTTGTCCACGGTGCCATGTGTATTTCTTATTCAGGACGTTGCGTTTTATCCAATCATATGAGTAATCGCGATGCTAACCGTGGTGGGTGTTCGCAATCCTGCCGTTGGAAATACAATCTCTACGATTTACCATTTGGAGAAGAACGTCGTAGTATCAAGGGACAGGTTCCTGAAGAATTTTCCATGTCAGCAGTTGATATGTGCATGATTGATCATATTCCAGATATGATTGAAAACGGAGTGGACAGTCTGAAAATTGAAGGTCGCATGAAGTCTGTTCACTATGTTTCTACGGTAACCAACTGTTATAAGGCAGCAGTTGATGCTTATTTGGAAAGTCCAGAAAAGTTTGAAGCCATTAAGCAAGACTTGATTGACGAGATGTGGAAGGTAGCTCAACGGGAGCTAGCAACAGGATTTTACTACAATCCTCCAACGGAAAACGAGCAATTATTTGGTGCACGCCGTAAAATTCCTGAATATAAGTTTATCGCAGAAGTTGTAGCTTTTGATAAGGATACGATGACCGCAACCATTCGTCAGCGCAATGTCATCAACGAAGGAGATGAGGTTGAGTTTTACGGACCAGGTTTCCGCCATTTTGAAACAACTATTACAGACTTACGCGATTCAGACGGTCTTCCCATTGAGCGTGCTAACCGTCCAATGGAACTCTTGACCATTCGTTTACCGCAAGAAGTCTATCCAGGTGATATGGTACGTGCCTGCAAGTCAGGACTCATCAATCTGTATCAGGAAGACGGACAATCTGTAACGATTAGAGCATAA
- a CDS encoding peptidase U32 family protein: MGKIVITATAESIEQVKELLEAGVDRIYVGEEDHALRIPHSFTYDELREIARLTHEAGKELTVAANALMHQDMMDQIQPFMELMKEIQVDYLVVGDTGIFYINKRDGYHFKLIYDTSVFVTSSRQINFWKDHGAVGAVLAREIPAEELFDIAKNLEIPAEILVYGASVIHHSKRTLLQNYYNFTKADETDLSRQRGLFLAEPSDPDSHYSIYEDKHGTHIFINNDIDMMTKLTELVEHDYLHWKLDGIYCPGQNFVEIAKLFVEARNLAEAGELTYDKAFLLDEQVRKLHPKERGLDTGFYEYDRDKVK, translated from the coding sequence ATGGGAAAAATTGTTATTACAGCAACTGCTGAAAGTATCGAACAAGTTAAGGAACTATTAGAAGCGGGAGTAGACCGTATTTATGTAGGAGAAGAAGATCATGCGCTTCGGATTCCGCATTCCTTTACCTATGATGAATTGCGAGAAATTGCTCGCTTGACACACGAGGCTGGTAAAGAATTAACGGTTGCAGCCAACGCCCTCATGCACCAAGATATGATGGATCAAATCCAGCCTTTTATGGAATTGATGAAGGAAATTCAGGTGGACTACCTAGTTGTAGGTGATACGGGTATCTTTTACATCAATAAACGTGATGGCTACCATTTTAAGCTGATTTACGATACATCTGTTTTTGTCACTTCTAGTCGTCAGATTAACTTCTGGAAAGATCATGGGGCAGTAGGTGCGGTACTTGCTAGGGAAATTCCGGCTGAAGAATTATTTGATATTGCTAAAAACCTAGAAATTCCTGCAGAAATCTTGGTCTACGGTGCATCGGTAATTCACCATTCTAAGCGAACCCTCTTGCAAAATTATTACAATTTTACAAAGGCAGATGAGACAGATTTGTCACGCCAGCGAGGCCTGTTCTTAGCAGAGCCGAGTGATCCGGATAGCCATTATTCCATTTATGAAGACAAACATGGTACGCATATTTTTATCAATAATGATATTGACATGATGACGAAGCTGACGGAACTAGTTGAGCATGATTACCTGCATTGGAAGTTGGATGGAATTTACTGCCCTGGACAAAACTTTGTTGAAATTGCAAAGCTATTTGTTGAGGCAAGAAACTTGGCAGAGGCTGGAGAATTGACCTACGATAAGGCATTCTTATTAGATGAACAGGTTCGGAAGTTGCATCCAAAAGAACGAGGATTGGATACAGGTTTTTACGAATACGATAGAGATAAGGTAAAATAG